Part of the Rhodococcus sp. OK302 genome is shown below.
CAGGGCGAGGCCCTCTACTACCGGCCGCAGACCATCAGCGGCGCTTTCTGGTTCAGCCGATTTTCATCATTCAACGACTACACATTCACGGAGGTTCAGTCATGAGCTCACTTGCAGGAAAAGTTGCGTATGTTACGGGAGCGGCTCGCGGACAAGGCCGTTCGCATGCAGTCCGCATGGCGCAGGCTGGGGCCGATATCGTGGCCGTCGACGTGTGCGGTCCGGTCGCGGAGTTCAGCGGCTACCCGATGGCCGAGCCTGCGGACCTCGAGGAGACTGCGCGGTTGATCGAGGCGGAAGGGCGCAAGGTCCTCACCCGGCAACTCGACGTGCGGGACCTCGCGGCCCAGCAGGCGGTCGTCGCCGAGATCATCGAAACGTTCGGTCGCCTCGACATCGTGGTCGCCAACGCGGGGGTGTGCAATTGGGGCCGTCTCTGGGAGATCTCGGCCGAGCAGTTCCAGGAGACCGTCGACATCAACCTGACCGGTGTGTGGAACACGATCCGGGCGACGGTGCCCGCGATGATCGAGGCCGGCAACGGCGGATCCATCATCACGGTCGGCTCGTCGGCCAGCGTGAAAGCGCCTCCCGGTTGCGGGCACTACGCCGCCGCAAAGTTCGGGGTCGTGGGCCTGACAAAGGCTTTGGCGGTGGAGTTGGGCGAGTTCGGCATTCGTGCGAATGTTGTTCTGCCGTACGGAACCAACACGGCACTGGGAACTGACACTTCGATGTACAAGCTCTTCGAAAAGTACCCCACGTACGTCTACAGTTACCCGCCGAACCTGCTCAAGACCGACGGGTTGATTGAGCCGGCTGAGATCTCGGAAGCTGTTGTGTGGCTTGCAAGCGACGCGTCGGCCGTGATCACCGGAGCACAGATACCGGTGGACAAGGGGTTCCTCGCTCGCTGACGTACCCGGAACACTTCGGCATGATTCTGCTGGTCGGGTCTGTGAGCGGCCGGCGTACGAACCCTTGTCGGGCAACTCTTCGCCGACAATCTGCCAGACCACACGTATTCCCATGGCACGGGCCGGCAACTCCCGAAGAAGTTGCCGGCCCGTGTCTCTACCTTGCGAGCGATGACGCCACTTACGTCACCGGAACATCACTGGTTGTCGACGGCGGATGGGAAGTGTCCAACTACCCCGATCTGACAACCCTCGGCAGTTAAGATTCGCTGCTGGGCAACGCACACACCATGTCGAGGCCGAGGACGTGGTTGAGCCGACCTGAGGCCAACCACGATCCGAGGCACATACTCAGCTCGACGATTTCGGCCTGAGAGTAGTGGGCGCTCATACGCTTCCAGAACTCGTCGTCGAGGTTGTGATGATCGATGGCATACCGCTCGGCGTATTCCGCGGCCAAACGGGTCCTGTCGTCGAAGGCGTCAGTAGTACGCCAATCCGTGACGGCTTCGGCAAAAGTGGACTCCACAATTTCGCCGTCACGTTTCGTGCGCCAGTCCTGGCACGTGATGCATCCGTTGATCTGCGCGATACGCAGACGTGCGGCCTCGAACTCTCGAAGACCGAAAGAGCTTTTGCTGTAGACGTTTTGAGATAGGGCCGCCGCCGCCGGACCGATGCCCGGAACCATCTCTCCCCACACATAAGCCAGAGGATCTTTGCCTTCAGGAATGTCGATGTTCATGCTCTGTCCTCCAAGTTTCGGCGCCGAGTTTACCGACGCCAGC
Proteins encoded:
- a CDS encoding mycofactocin-coupled SDR family oxidoreductase, which encodes MSSLAGKVAYVTGAARGQGRSHAVRMAQAGADIVAVDVCGPVAEFSGYPMAEPADLEETARLIEAEGRKVLTRQLDVRDLAAQQAVVAEIIETFGRLDIVVANAGVCNWGRLWEISAEQFQETVDINLTGVWNTIRATVPAMIEAGNGGSIITVGSSASVKAPPGCGHYAAAKFGVVGLTKALAVELGEFGIRANVVLPYGTNTALGTDTSMYKLFEKYPTYVYSYPPNLLKTDGLIEPAEISEAVVWLASDASAVITGAQIPVDKGFLAR
- a CDS encoding carboxymuconolactone decarboxylase family protein, which codes for MNIDIPEGKDPLAYVWGEMVPGIGPAAAALSQNVYSKSSFGLREFEAARLRIAQINGCITCQDWRTKRDGEIVESTFAEAVTDWRTTDAFDDRTRLAAEYAERYAIDHHNLDDEFWKRMSAHYSQAEIVELSMCLGSWLASGRLNHVLGLDMVCALPSSES